From one Streptomyces sp. CA-210063 genomic stretch:
- a CDS encoding ROK family transcriptional regulator, producing the protein MTARPANTHQARLLRLLRDGGPNSRAQLGDRVDLSRSKLAVEVDRLLETGLVVADGLAASRGGRRSHNIRLAPGLRFLGVDIGATSIDVAVTNAELEILGHINQPMDVRDGPVAVFEQVLSMAAKLKASGLAEGFDGAGIGVPGPVRFPEGVPVAPPIMPGWDGFPVREALSQELGCPVMVDNDVNLMAMGEQHAGVARSVGDFLCVKIGTGIGCGIVVGGEVHRGTTGSAGDIGHILAVPDGRPCACGNRGCLEAHFSGAALARDAKDAAQQGLSAELASRLETHGTLTAVDVAAAAAAGDATALDLIREGGNRTGQVIAGLVSFFNPGLVVIGGGVTGLGHTLLAAIRTQVYRQSLPLATGNLPIVLGELGPTAGVIGAARLISDHLFSPA; encoded by the coding sequence ATGACGGCTCGACCCGCGAACACGCATCAGGCCCGGCTGCTGCGGCTGTTGCGGGACGGCGGGCCCAACTCCCGGGCGCAGCTGGGGGATCGGGTCGATCTCTCGCGGTCGAAGCTCGCCGTGGAGGTGGATCGGCTGCTGGAGACGGGCCTGGTCGTGGCCGACGGACTCGCCGCCTCGCGCGGTGGGCGCCGCTCGCACAACATCCGGCTCGCCCCCGGGCTCCGTTTCCTGGGCGTCGACATCGGCGCGACCTCCATCGATGTGGCCGTCACCAACGCCGAGTTGGAGATCCTCGGACACATCAACCAGCCCATGGACGTACGGGACGGCCCGGTCGCCGTCTTCGAGCAAGTGCTGTCCATGGCCGCCAAGTTGAAGGCCTCCGGGCTCGCGGAAGGGTTCGACGGCGCCGGCATCGGCGTCCCCGGACCGGTTCGCTTTCCCGAGGGCGTCCCCGTCGCCCCGCCGATCATGCCGGGCTGGGACGGGTTCCCGGTGCGCGAGGCGCTCAGCCAGGAACTCGGCTGCCCCGTCATGGTCGACAACGACGTGAACCTGATGGCGATGGGGGAGCAGCACGCGGGCGTGGCCCGTTCCGTGGGCGACTTCCTCTGCGTCAAGATCGGCACCGGCATCGGCTGCGGCATCGTCGTCGGCGGTGAGGTCCACCGCGGTACGACGGGCAGCGCCGGCGACATAGGGCACATCCTCGCCGTACCGGACGGCCGCCCCTGCGCCTGCGGCAACCGGGGCTGCCTGGAGGCCCACTTCAGCGGCGCCGCGCTCGCCCGTGACGCCAAGGACGCCGCCCAGCAGGGCCTCTCGGCGGAACTCGCCTCTCGCCTGGAGACCCACGGCACCCTGACCGCCGTCGACGTGGCCGCCGCGGCCGCCGCCGGCGACGCCACCGCGCTCGACCTGATACGCGAGGGCGGCAACCGCACCGGCCAGGTCATCGCCGGACTCGTCAGCTTCTTCAACCCCGGCCTGGTGGTGATCGGCGGTGGGGTGACCGGCCTCGGCCACACCCTGCTCGCCGCCATCCGCACCCAGGTCTACCGCCAGTCACTGCCCCTCGCGACCGGCAATCTGCCCATCGTTCTGGGGGAGTTGGGGCCCACCGCCGGAGTCATCGGCGCGGCCCGCCTCATCAGCGACCATCTGTTCTCACCCGCGTAG
- a CDS encoding GntR family transcriptional regulator: MLSTGLPQGAVPKLERPGPLRDRVYEALLELITTRALRPGQHLVESELAGHLGVSRQPVREALQRLNTEGWVDLRPAQGAFVHEPTEAEADQLLTVRTLLEAEAARLAAANAGTAGIAALEELCAEGERAVDADDVDAAVAMNARFHAKIMELAGNAVLAELAAQVDRRVRWYYTPVARQRGHQSWIEHRDLITAISARDEQRATEVMRAHTEHTRKTYHEREK; this comes from the coding sequence ATGTTGTCGACAGGACTTCCGCAAGGGGCGGTGCCCAAGCTCGAACGCCCCGGTCCACTGCGCGACCGCGTCTACGAGGCCCTGCTCGAACTCATCACGACGCGGGCGCTGCGTCCCGGCCAGCACCTCGTCGAGAGCGAACTCGCCGGGCACCTCGGGGTGTCCCGGCAGCCCGTCCGCGAGGCCCTGCAACGCCTCAACACCGAGGGCTGGGTCGACCTCCGGCCCGCCCAGGGCGCCTTCGTCCACGAGCCGACGGAGGCGGAGGCCGACCAACTCCTCACGGTCCGCACCCTGTTGGAGGCCGAGGCCGCCCGCCTCGCCGCGGCGAACGCCGGCACGGCGGGCATCGCGGCGCTGGAGGAACTCTGCGCCGAGGGCGAGCGGGCCGTCGACGCCGACGACGTCGACGCCGCGGTCGCCATGAACGCCCGCTTCCACGCGAAGATCATGGAACTGGCGGGCAACGCGGTCCTCGCCGAACTCGCCGCCCAGGTCGACCGCCGCGTCCGCTGGTACTACACCCCGGTCGCCCGCCAACGCGGCCACCAGTCCTGGATCGAGCACCGCGACCTCATCACCGCGATCTCCGCCCGCGACGAACAGCGCGCCACGGAGGTCATGCGCGCCCACACCGAGCACACGCGCAAGACGTACCACGAGCGCGAGAAGTAA
- a CDS encoding beta-ketoacyl-ACP synthase III encodes MNGSRIAAVGHYQPARVLTNKDLADMVDTSDEWITSRVGIRTRHIAGPDEPVDELAGHAAAKALASAGLGPEAIDLVVVATSTAVDRSPNMAARVAHRLSIPNPAAMDVNVVCAGFTHALATADHAVRAGAATRALVIGADKMSEVTDWTDRTTCVLVGDGAGAAVVEAAEEPGIGPVLWGSVPEMGNAVRIEGTPPRFAQEGQSVYRWATTKLPPIARAACEKAGLTPADLAAVVLHQANLRIIEPLAMKIGAVNAVVARDVVDSGNTSAASIPLAFSKLVERGEITSGDPVLLFGFGGNLSYAGQVVRCP; translated from the coding sequence ATGAACGGCTCGCGAATCGCCGCCGTCGGCCACTACCAGCCCGCCAGGGTCCTCACCAACAAGGATCTGGCGGACATGGTCGACACCAGTGACGAGTGGATCACGAGTCGCGTGGGCATCCGCACCCGGCACATCGCAGGACCCGACGAGCCGGTCGATGAGCTGGCCGGCCACGCCGCCGCCAAGGCGCTCGCCTCGGCCGGCCTCGGTCCGGAGGCCATCGACCTGGTCGTCGTCGCCACCTCCACCGCCGTCGACCGCTCCCCGAACATGGCCGCCCGGGTCGCGCACCGGCTCTCCATCCCGAACCCGGCCGCCATGGACGTCAACGTCGTCTGCGCCGGGTTCACCCACGCCCTCGCCACCGCCGACCACGCCGTGCGCGCCGGGGCCGCCACCCGGGCGCTCGTCATCGGCGCCGACAAGATGTCCGAGGTCACCGACTGGACCGACCGTACGACCTGTGTCCTCGTCGGGGACGGAGCGGGCGCGGCCGTCGTCGAGGCCGCCGAGGAACCCGGCATCGGACCGGTGCTGTGGGGATCGGTACCCGAGATGGGGAACGCCGTACGCATCGAGGGCACCCCTCCGCGCTTCGCGCAGGAGGGCCAGAGCGTCTACCGCTGGGCCACCACCAAGCTGCCGCCCATCGCCCGCGCCGCCTGCGAGAAGGCGGGACTCACGCCCGCCGACCTCGCCGCGGTCGTGCTCCACCAGGCCAACCTGCGCATCATCGAGCCCCTCGCCATGAAGATCGGCGCGGTCAACGCCGTGGTCGCGCGGGATGTCGTCGACTCCGGCAACACCTCGGCCGCGAGCATCCCCCTCGCCTTCTCCAAGCTCGTCGAACGCGGCGAGATCACCAGCGGCGACCCCGTGCTGCTCTTCGGCTTCGGCGGCAACCTGTCGTACGCGGGACAGGTGGTCCGCTGCCCGTGA
- a CDS encoding DUF899 domain-containing protein, with amino-acid sequence MTTTPSDPTTALPGRPPVVDLATWQAARDELLVREKAHTREGDALAAARRRLPMVEFDGTVEVVGPDGPVPFLDLFQGRDELVVYKHMWYDGAPHQGQCEGCTTTAWHLKDAVYLNARGVSFAVLTTGRWEEVASYVEFMGYTQPWYSVRDVEGPAGGDMGYLTCFLRDGDRVFLTYSTTGRGNERVNGSLGLLDMTPYGRGEAWEDNPEGRPEGGSPCWSWRSDADGNPTWGPTSRPVPQWTRPGATPVETLGRHGHCH; translated from the coding sequence ATGACGACCACGCCGAGTGACCCGACCACCGCGCTGCCCGGACGCCCGCCCGTCGTCGACCTGGCCACCTGGCAGGCCGCCCGTGACGAGCTTCTGGTCCGTGAGAAGGCCCACACGCGCGAGGGCGACGCCCTGGCCGCGGCCCGCCGCCGGCTGCCGATGGTCGAGTTCGACGGGACGGTGGAGGTCGTCGGCCCCGACGGCCCGGTGCCGTTCCTGGACCTGTTCCAGGGCCGCGACGAGCTCGTGGTCTACAAGCACATGTGGTACGACGGCGCGCCGCACCAGGGGCAGTGCGAGGGCTGCACCACGACGGCCTGGCACCTGAAGGACGCCGTCTATCTCAACGCCCGCGGCGTCTCGTTCGCCGTGCTGACCACGGGCCGCTGGGAGGAGGTGGCCTCCTACGTCGAGTTCATGGGCTACACCCAGCCCTGGTACTCGGTGCGCGACGTGGAGGGGCCGGCCGGCGGCGACATGGGTTACCTCACCTGCTTCCTGCGCGACGGCGACCGCGTGTTCCTCACGTACTCCACGACGGGCCGTGGCAACGAGCGGGTCAACGGGTCCCTCGGCCTGCTCGACATGACGCCCTACGGCCGCGGCGAGGCGTGGGAGGACAACCCCGAGGGCCGGCCCGAGGGGGGCAGCCCGTGCTGGTCCTGGCGCTCGGACGCGGACGGGAACCCCACGTGGGGCCCCACCAGCCGCCCCGTCCCGCAGTGGACCCGCCCCGGCGCGACCCCCGTGGAGACCCTCGGCCGACACGGCCACTGCCACTGA
- a CDS encoding YciI family protein, whose product MEYFCYHRDRPGSLALRIELLEEHWSYMDRYAKELIARGPTFADDGETPTGSVHIVDLPDPAAARAFAFDEPNYQAGAYRDVLLRRWRNLLGRTMWDFPGGPSGGKRYLVLGLGSGPAVDLDVPPDRDDLIAYGPLLSDDGATWLGTAALLRAPDPDTARTVLTVDRYADIEVHDWEFGGRR is encoded by the coding sequence ATGGAGTACTTCTGCTACCACCGCGACCGGCCCGGGTCCCTCGCGCTCCGCATCGAGCTGCTGGAAGAGCACTGGTCGTACATGGACCGGTACGCGAAGGAGCTCATCGCTCGCGGCCCGACCTTCGCCGACGACGGCGAGACGCCCACCGGCAGCGTGCACATCGTCGACCTGCCCGATCCCGCTGCTGCCCGCGCGTTCGCCTTCGACGAGCCCAACTACCAGGCGGGCGCGTACCGGGACGTGTTGCTGCGCCGGTGGCGCAACCTGCTGGGGCGCACCATGTGGGATTTCCCCGGTGGCCCAAGCGGTGGCAAACGGTACCTGGTGCTCGGCCTGGGCTCGGGGCCGGCCGTCGACCTCGACGTGCCTCCCGACCGGGACGATCTGATCGCGTACGGGCCGCTGCTGTCCGACGACGGCGCCACCTGGCTGGGTACGGCGGCGCTGCTCAGGGCCCCGGATCCGGACACGGCACGCACCGTCCTGACTGTGGACCGGTACGCCGACATCGAGGTCCACGACTGGGAGTTCGGCGGACGGCGCTGA
- a CDS encoding glycosyltransferase family 2 protein, whose translation MQPTIACVVPCHNEEATVGKVVRDLRAALPEADIYVYDNASTDRTVEVAREAGAIVREEPRKGKGNVIRRAFADVDADALLIIDGDDTYDASRARDLVNLLFEGPYDQVVGARRETVSAAYRAGHATGNRLLTGAVRSLFGNDVTDMLSGYRVFSRRFVKSFPALARQFETETEMTIHALHLRLPTAELTVDYRVRPAGSESKLRTFRDGWRILRVILDLTRRERPSLVHTLVAGLLAFVSVVLGIPVIADFIRTGTVPRIPTAILAAAIMTIAVLVLLVGYILESLMHMRQEQSRLVHLAYAAPARAPRYTRHRSGTGPVPARNVSGSP comes from the coding sequence GTGCAACCGACGATCGCGTGTGTCGTGCCGTGCCACAACGAGGAGGCCACCGTCGGCAAGGTGGTGCGCGACCTGAGGGCGGCACTCCCCGAAGCCGACATCTACGTCTACGACAACGCCTCGACCGACCGCACGGTGGAGGTCGCCCGCGAGGCGGGCGCGATCGTCCGGGAAGAACCGCGCAAGGGAAAGGGCAACGTCATCCGGCGTGCCTTCGCCGATGTCGACGCCGACGCCCTCCTCATCATCGACGGTGACGACACCTACGACGCGTCCCGGGCGCGCGACCTGGTCAACCTGCTCTTCGAGGGACCGTACGACCAGGTGGTCGGCGCCCGTCGCGAGACGGTCAGCGCCGCCTACCGGGCGGGGCACGCGACCGGAAACAGACTGCTCACGGGTGCGGTGCGGTCGCTGTTCGGCAACGACGTGACCGACATGCTGAGCGGCTACCGCGTCTTCTCGCGGCGCTTCGTCAAATCGTTCCCGGCACTGGCCCGCCAGTTCGAGACCGAAACCGAGATGACCATCCACGCACTCCACCTCCGGCTTCCCACGGCGGAGCTGACGGTGGACTACCGGGTCAGGCCCGCCGGGAGCGAGAGCAAACTGCGCACCTTCCGGGACGGCTGGCGCATCCTGCGGGTCATCCTCGATCTCACGCGGCGCGAGCGGCCCTCGCTCGTCCACACCCTGGTCGCGGGACTGCTGGCCTTCGTCTCGGTCGTCCTCGGCATCCCCGTCATCGCCGACTTCATCCGCACGGGCACCGTGCCGCGCATTCCCACGGCGATCCTCGCCGCCGCCATCATGACGATCGCGGTGCTCGTGCTGCTCGTCGGGTACATCCTCGAGTCCCTCATGCACATGCGGCAGGAACAGTCCCGGCTCGTGCACCTCGCCTACGCCGCGCCGGCCCGCGCACCGCGCTACACCAGGCACCGGTCCGGCACCGGTCCCGTGCCCGCCCGGAACGTCTCCGGCAGTCCCTGA
- a CDS encoding GtrA family protein, protein MLVLVSVALRVRDVVRGVWREAAKFGVVGALAFVVDNGGYNLLVFGLPGGPEGGVMRAAPVRASVLATGAAALFSWAGNRYWTYHDRHRVNVAQELTLFLFVNVVGVAITAGTVFASRHLLGLESVLSDNAARVFGWVLATLFRFFAYRRYVFVAP, encoded by the coding sequence GTGCTGGTCCTCGTATCCGTGGCGCTGCGTGTGCGTGACGTCGTCAGGGGTGTCTGGCGCGAGGCCGCCAAGTTCGGGGTTGTCGGGGCGCTGGCCTTCGTCGTGGACAACGGCGGCTACAACCTGCTGGTGTTCGGTCTTCCCGGCGGCCCGGAGGGTGGGGTGATGCGGGCCGCCCCCGTGCGGGCGTCCGTCCTCGCGACGGGCGCGGCGGCGCTCTTCAGCTGGGCGGGGAACCGTTACTGGACCTACCACGACCGACATCGCGTGAACGTGGCTCAGGAACTGACCCTGTTCCTGTTCGTGAATGTCGTCGGTGTCGCCATCACGGCGGGCACGGTCTTCGCCTCACGGCATCTGCTCGGGCTGGAATCGGTGCTCAGCGACAACGCCGCCCGCGTCTTCGGCTGGGTCCTCGCCACCCTGTTCCGCTTCTTCGCCTACCGGCGCTACGTCTTCGTCGCGCCCTGA
- a CDS encoding TIGR03086 family metal-binding protein, producing the protein MDIRQLDRQALLLTGEVVSRVKADHLRWATPCADWTLYGLVRHLVSQNEGFAASARGAGEPWAVWREGDLGDDPAGAYEASVGEVTAAFAEDDVLERRFALPEVGEGFAVPGRTAIGFHLLDYVVHAWDIAVTIGAPWEPAPELTTAALRVAALVPDEGRGPGAAFRRRTAVPDDAPPGDRLLALLGRDPSWTPRPC; encoded by the coding sequence ATGGACATACGACAACTGGACCGCCAGGCACTGTTGTTGACCGGGGAGGTGGTCTCCCGGGTGAAGGCCGATCACTTGAGGTGGGCGACGCCGTGCGCGGACTGGACCCTGTACGGCCTGGTGCGCCATCTGGTCAGCCAGAACGAGGGGTTCGCCGCCTCCGCCCGCGGCGCGGGCGAGCCGTGGGCCGTGTGGCGAGAGGGCGATCTCGGCGATGACCCGGCCGGAGCGTATGAGGCGTCGGTGGGCGAGGTCACCGCGGCGTTCGCGGAAGACGACGTGCTGGAGCGGCGGTTCGCGCTGCCGGAGGTGGGCGAGGGCTTCGCCGTCCCCGGACGGACGGCGATCGGCTTCCATCTGCTCGACTACGTGGTGCACGCCTGGGACATCGCGGTGACGATCGGCGCCCCGTGGGAGCCCGCCCCCGAACTCACCACCGCCGCGCTGCGCGTCGCGGCCCTGGTCCCGGACGAGGGCCGCGGGCCCGGTGCCGCGTTCCGCCGACGGACCGCCGTCCCCGACGACGCCCCGCCGGGCGACCGCTTGCTCGCGCTGCTCGGCCGCGACCCGTCCTGGACGCCGCGGCCGTGCTGA
- the pdxR gene encoding MocR-like pyridoxine biosynthesis transcription factor PdxR: protein MDVHVRLDGQRDLSGQIYRQLRTAIHDGLLRPGDQLPPTRELARRLAVARNTVGVAYERLVAEGYADSRVGSGTYVRTTGLATRGDATDTDTPGSVLRPRALWAGLSPWAAPETTGPTTAAHDFRVGLPDARLFPYDAWRPLISRELRHSAAGTVGYGDPAGHAGLRAALARHIGLSRGVRTGPDDVLVTTGTQQALDLIGRVLLEPGDRVAVEEPGYPPARLPFLAHGAEVTGVPVDAEGLLVDAIPPDTRAVYVTPAHQFPLGMPMSLRRRTALLRWARRHGAAVIEDDYDSEFRFGGRPVETLRSLDRDGHVIYVGSFSKVMLPSLRVGFLVAPAPLRTALRTAKYTADWHTAVPAQAALARFVDDGLLARHIRRMQHTYAARHQAITRALTDHFADLAELVPSAAGLHVTTFTRGHLADPDALADRAGRARASGVAVHTLAEVTANRSARPGFVFGYGSISAPDIEPGLHRVLGPPGTRSLVAPGVP from the coding sequence ATGGACGTACACGTCAGGCTCGACGGGCAGCGCGACCTGTCCGGCCAGATCTACCGCCAACTGCGCACCGCGATCCACGACGGGCTACTGCGGCCCGGCGATCAGCTGCCCCCGACCCGGGAGTTGGCCCGCCGCCTTGCCGTCGCCCGCAACACCGTCGGCGTCGCCTACGAACGGCTCGTCGCCGAGGGCTACGCGGACAGCAGAGTCGGCTCCGGAACCTATGTGCGTACGACGGGCCTGGCCACGCGCGGGGACGCGACCGACACCGACACCCCCGGCTCGGTACTGCGCCCTCGCGCCCTGTGGGCCGGCTTGTCCCCATGGGCGGCCCCGGAGACCACGGGACCGACCACGGCGGCCCACGACTTCCGGGTCGGCCTGCCGGACGCCCGGCTCTTCCCGTACGACGCCTGGCGTCCCCTGATCTCCCGGGAACTGCGCCACTCGGCGGCCGGGACGGTCGGGTACGGCGATCCGGCCGGCCACGCCGGGCTGCGGGCCGCACTCGCCCGGCACATCGGACTCTCCCGCGGCGTGCGGACCGGCCCGGACGACGTGCTGGTGACCACCGGTACGCAGCAGGCCCTGGACCTCATCGGGCGGGTGCTGCTCGAACCGGGCGACCGGGTGGCCGTCGAAGAGCCCGGCTACCCACCGGCCCGGCTGCCGTTCCTGGCGCACGGCGCCGAGGTCACGGGTGTACCGGTGGACGCCGAGGGCCTGCTGGTGGACGCCATTCCGCCGGACACCCGCGCCGTGTACGTCACCCCGGCCCACCAGTTCCCGCTCGGCATGCCGATGTCCCTGCGGCGCAGAACGGCGCTGCTGCGATGGGCGCGACGGCACGGCGCGGCCGTGATCGAGGACGACTACGACAGCGAATTCCGGTTCGGCGGACGGCCGGTCGAGACGCTGCGGAGTCTGGACCGGGACGGACACGTCATCTATGTCGGGTCGTTCTCCAAGGTGATGCTGCCCTCCCTGCGCGTCGGCTTCCTGGTCGCGCCCGCCCCGCTGCGCACCGCACTGCGCACCGCGAAGTACACCGCCGACTGGCACACAGCGGTCCCCGCGCAGGCGGCACTCGCCCGCTTCGTCGACGACGGGTTGCTCGCCCGGCACATCCGCCGGATGCAGCACACGTACGCGGCCCGGCACCAGGCCATCACCCGCGCGCTCACCGACCACTTCGCGGACCTGGCCGAGCTGGTGCCGTCCGCGGCGGGCCTGCACGTGACCACCTTCACCCGCGGTCACCTCGCCGACCCCGACGCCCTCGCGGACAGGGCCGGCCGGGCCCGGGCATCCGGCGTGGCGGTCCACACCCTGGCGGAGGTCACCGCGAACCGCTCCGCGCGCCCGGGCTTCGTCTTCGGTTACGGCTCGATCAGCGCCCCGGACATCGAGCCGGGCCTGCACCGCGTACTCGGCCCACCCGGGACTCGTTCGCTCGTGGCCCCAGGAGTCCCCTGA
- a CDS encoding MFS transporter small subunit, protein MSSSDSSPNPPDRRPLIVFAWVWVGVPLGYGLYELVRKATQLFTG, encoded by the coding sequence ATGTCGTCCAGCGACAGCAGTCCGAATCCGCCTGACCGGCGACCGTTGATCGTCTTCGCCTGGGTGTGGGTGGGGGTGCCACTCGGTTACGGACTGTACGAACTCGTACGGAAGGCCACGCAGTTGTTCACCGGGTGA
- a CDS encoding OFA family MFS transporter produces the protein MSPPVAPPGWSRWLVPPAALSVHLSIGQAYAWSVFKPPLESALGLSGTQSALPFQLGIVMLGLSAAFGGTLVERNGPRWAMTVALICFSSGFLLASLGAATEQYWLIVFGYGFVGGIGLGIGYISPVSTLIKWFPDRPGMATGIAIMGFGGGALIASPWSAQMLESFGSDSSGIAVAFLVHGLSYAVFMLLGVLLVRVPRTEDRVSTESGPGVLAGPQVSARNAIRTPQFWCLWVILCMNVSAGIGILEKAAPMITDFFADSSTPVSVTAAAGFVALLSAANMAGRITWSSTSDLIGRKNIYRVYLGVGALMYLLIALFGDSSKPLFIICALVILSFYGGGFATIPAYLKDLFGTYQVGAIHGRLLTAWSTAGVLGPLIVNWIADRQEEAGKSGPDLYGMSFFIMIGLLVIGFVANELVRPVHPRFHIPAPREAADVVQRQQSESA, from the coding sequence ATGAGTCCCCCCGTCGCACCCCCGGGCTGGAGCCGCTGGCTCGTACCCCCGGCCGCGCTCTCCGTCCATCTCTCCATCGGGCAGGCCTACGCCTGGAGCGTCTTCAAGCCGCCGCTGGAATCCGCGCTCGGCCTCAGCGGCACCCAGAGCGCGCTGCCCTTCCAGCTCGGCATCGTCATGCTGGGCCTGTCGGCCGCGTTCGGCGGGACGCTCGTCGAGCGCAACGGGCCACGCTGGGCGATGACCGTGGCGCTGATCTGCTTCTCCTCCGGCTTCCTGCTCGCCTCGCTCGGCGCGGCCACCGAGCAGTACTGGCTGATCGTCTTCGGCTACGGCTTCGTCGGCGGCATCGGCCTCGGCATCGGCTACATCTCGCCCGTCTCCACCCTGATCAAGTGGTTCCCGGACCGGCCCGGCATGGCCACCGGAATCGCGATCATGGGCTTCGGCGGCGGCGCGCTCATCGCCTCGCCGTGGTCCGCCCAGATGCTGGAGTCCTTCGGCTCCGACTCCTCCGGCATCGCCGTCGCCTTCCTCGTGCACGGCCTGTCGTACGCCGTGTTCATGCTGCTCGGTGTGCTGCTCGTACGGGTGCCGCGCACGGAGGACCGTGTGAGCACGGAGAGCGGACCGGGCGTCCTGGCGGGCCCGCAGGTCTCGGCCCGCAACGCCATCCGCACCCCGCAGTTCTGGTGTCTGTGGGTCATCCTCTGCATGAACGTGTCCGCGGGCATCGGCATCCTGGAGAAGGCCGCCCCGATGATCACGGACTTCTTCGCCGACTCCTCCACCCCGGTCTCCGTCACGGCGGCCGCCGGCTTCGTCGCGCTGCTCTCCGCGGCCAACATGGCGGGCCGTATCACCTGGTCGTCCACGTCCGACCTGATCGGGCGCAAGAACATCTACCGCGTCTACCTGGGCGTGGGCGCGCTGATGTATCTGCTGATCGCGCTGTTCGGCGACTCCTCCAAGCCGCTGTTCATCATCTGCGCCCTGGTGATCCTGTCCTTCTACGGCGGCGGCTTCGCCACGATCCCCGCGTATCTGAAGGACCTCTTCGGCACCTACCAGGTCGGCGCGATCCACGGCCGGCTGCTCACCGCCTGGTCCACGGCCGGTGTCCTCGGACCGCTGATCGTCAACTGGATCGCGGACCGGCAGGAGGAGGCGGGCAAGTCCGGCCCCGACCTCTACGGCATGTCCTTCTTCATCATGATCGGACTGCTCGTGATCGGCTTCGTCGCCAACGAGCTGGTCCGGCCCGTCCACCCCCGCTTCCACATCCCCGCCCCGAGGGAGGCCGCCGATGTCGTCCAGCGACAGCAGTCCGAATCCGCCTGA
- a CDS encoding 2-dehydropantoate 2-reductase — MKVAVLGAGAIGAYAGAALHRAGADTHLVARGPHLAAMRRDGVRVLSSRGDFTARAHATDDPAEIGPVDFVFLGLKANSYAACGPLIEPLLHGTTAVIAAQNGIPWWYFHRHGGPHDGHRVESVDPAGAVSAVLAPERAIGCVVYAATELEGPGVVRHLEGTRFSLGEPDRTVSARCEAFSEAMVAGGLKCPVEPDIRGDIWIKLLGNISFNPISALARATMRQMCLHGGTRKVIETMMAETLAVAEALGCEVGVSIERRMAGAERVGDHRTSTLQDLERGKPLELDVLLAAVVELADITGVEVPTLRTVHAISDLLALRSAA; from the coding sequence ATGAAAGTCGCAGTTCTCGGCGCCGGTGCGATCGGCGCCTATGCCGGCGCCGCGCTCCACCGCGCCGGCGCGGACACGCATCTCGTCGCCCGTGGACCGCATCTCGCGGCCATGAGGCGGGACGGGGTGCGTGTGCTCAGCTCGCGCGGGGACTTCACCGCCCGGGCCCACGCCACCGACGACCCGGCCGAGATCGGCCCGGTCGACTTCGTCTTCCTCGGCCTCAAGGCCAACTCGTACGCGGCGTGCGGGCCGCTGATCGAGCCCCTGCTGCACGGCACCACGGCGGTGATCGCCGCCCAGAACGGCATTCCCTGGTGGTACTTCCACCGGCACGGCGGCCCGCACGACGGCCACCGTGTGGAGAGCGTGGACCCGGCCGGCGCGGTCAGTGCGGTGCTCGCGCCCGAACGGGCCATCGGCTGTGTCGTCTACGCGGCCACCGAACTCGAAGGGCCCGGTGTCGTACGGCACTTGGAAGGCACCCGGTTCTCCCTCGGTGAACCCGACCGTACGGTCTCGGCGCGCTGTGAGGCGTTCAGCGAGGCCATGGTGGCGGGTGGCCTGAAGTGTCCCGTGGAGCCCGACATCCGGGGCGACATCTGGATCAAGCTGCTCGGCAACATCTCGTTCAACCCGATCAGCGCCCTGGCCCGCGCGACCATGCGGCAGATGTGTCTGCACGGCGGCACCCGCAAGGTCATCGAGACGATGATGGCCGAGACGCTCGCCGTCGCCGAGGCCCTCGGCTGCGAGGTCGGTGTCTCCATCGAACGGCGGATGGCCGGCGCCGAACGCGTCGGCGACCACCGCACCTCCACGCTCCAGGACCTGGAGCGCGGCAAACCACTGGAACTCGACGTACTGCTCGCCGCCGTCGTCGAACTGGCGGACATCACCGGCGTCGAGGTGCCCACACTCCGCACCGTCCACGCCATCTCGGACCTGCTCGCGCTGAGGAGCGCGGCATGA